A stretch of Brassica napus cultivar Da-Ae chromosome C6, Da-Ae, whole genome shotgun sequence DNA encodes these proteins:
- the LOC106433348 gene encoding defensin-like protein 3, protein MAKAATITTFLFAALVFFAAFEAPTMVDAKLCERPSGTWSGVCGNNNECKKQCIRLEGARHGSCNYVFPAHKCICYFPC, encoded by the exons atggcTAAGGCTGCTACCATCACCACCTTTCTCTTTGCTGCTCTTGTTTTCTTTGCTGCTTTTG AAGCACCAACAATGGTGGACGCAAAGTTGTGCGAGAGGCCGAGTGGGACATGGTCAGGAGTTTGTGGAAACAATAATGAGTGTAAGAAGCAGTGCATTCGACTTGAAGGAGCACGTCATGGATCTTGCAATTATGTCTTCCCTGCTCACAAGTGCATCTGCTACTTCCCATGTTAA
- the LOC106433336 gene encoding rac-like GTP-binding protein ARAC5, which translates to MSASRFIKCVTVGDGAVGKTCMLISYTSNTFPTDYVPTVFDNFSANVVVDGNTVNLGLWDTAGQEDYNRLRPLSYRGADVFILAFSLISKASYENIAKKWIPELRHYAPGVPIILVGTKLDLRDDKQFFIDHPGAVPISTNQGEELKKLIGSPAYIECSSKTQQNVKAVFDAAIKVVLQPPKQKKKKKKNGCVFL; encoded by the exons ATGAGCGCTTCGAGGTTCATAAAGTGTGTCACCGTCGGCGATGGTGCCGTCGGAAAAACCTGTATGCTGATCTCTTACACGAGCAACACTTTCCCTACG GACTATGTACCAACAGTTTTCGACAACTTCAGTGCTAATGTGGTTGTTGATGGGAACACTGTGAATCTTGGCTTGTGGGATACAGCTG GTCAAGAAGACTATAACAGGTTAAGACCATTGAGTTACCGTGGTGCAGATGTCTTCATTCTTGCTTTCTCTCTTATTAGCAAAGCTAGCTACGAGAACATAGCCAAGAAG TGGATTCCTGAGCTCAGGCATTATGCTCCAGGTGTTCCTATTATCCTCGTTGGAACAAAACTCG ATCTTCGAGATGACAAGCAGTTCTTCATAGACCACCCTGGTGCAGTGCCGATTAGTACCAACCAG GGTGAGGAACTAAAGAAACTGATAGGGTCTCCGGCTTACATTGAATGCAGTTCAAAGACGCAGCAG AACGTGAAGGCAGTCTTTGACGCAGCCATAAAAGTAGTGCTTCAGCCACCaaagcaaaagaagaagaaaaagaagaatggttgtgttttcttgtga
- the LOC106433354 gene encoding defensin-like protein 1 — MAKFASISVLLFAALVLFAGFEAPTMVEAQKLCERPSGTWSGVCGNNNACKNQCIRLEKARHGSCNYVFPAHKCICYFPC; from the exons ATGGCTAAGTTTGCTTCCATCAGTGTCCTTCTCTTTGCTGCTCTTGTCCTTTTTGCTGGTTTCG AAGCGCCAACAATGGTGGAAGCACAGAAGTTGTGTGAGAGGCCAAGTGGGACATGGTCAGGAGTTTGTGGAAACAATAATGCGTGTAAGAATCAGTGCATTCGACTTGAGAAAGCACGACATGGATCTTGCAACTATGTCTTCCCAGCTCACAAGTGTATCTGCTATTTCCCTTGTTAA
- the LOC106433341 gene encoding uncharacterized mitochondrial protein AtMg00810-like: MKDLGKLKYFLGIEVAQSDEGIFLSQRKYVLDIIADTGMLGCKPVSIPLEQYHQLATDNGPVMTDPKKYRRLVGRLVYLSITRPELCYTIHLLSQFMQKPREAHWNAALRVVRFLKGCPGQGILLRANSDLQRSVYVDADWSTCPESRRSLSAYIVLLGGSPINWKTKKQDTVSMSSAEAEYRAMADV; encoded by the coding sequence ATGAAGGACTTGGgtaaacttaaatattttcttggcATTGAGGTGGCTCAGTCAGATGAAGGGATTTTTCTTTCGCAGCGAAAGTATGTTCTGGACATCATTGCAGACACTGGGATGTTAGGCTGCAAGCCCGTTTCCATTCCGTTAGAACAATATCATCAACTAGCCACTGATAATGGTCCAGTTATGACTGATCCAAAGAAATATCGACGCCTTGTTGGTCGTTTGGTGTATTTGTCGATCACTCGTCCAGAGCTCTGTTATACTATTCATCTTCTCTCCCAGTTCATGCAGAAACCTCGTGAAGCACACTGGAATGCAGCGCTTCGTGTGGTTCGTTTTCTTAAAGGATGTCCTGGACAAGGCATTTTACTCCGAGCTAATAGTGATCTTCAGCGCTCTGTTTATGTTGATGCCGACTGGAGTACATGTCCAGAGAGTCGTCGATCTCTTAGCGCTTACATAGTACTTCTTGGAGGGTCTCCAATTAATTGGAAAACTAAGAAACAAGACACAGTTTCCATGTCTTCCGCTGAAGCTGAGTACCGGGCAATGGCTGATGTCTGA